Genomic DNA from Pseudomonas fluorescens:
TCTGGTTCCTGGAAGTCAACACCGCGCCCGGCATGACCGATCACAGCCTGGTACCGATGGCGGCCCGCGCCGCCGGTCTGGATTTCCAGCAACTGGTGCTGTCGATCCTGGCCGCCAGTGTCGGCCATCAAGAGCCAAGAGGTTAAGCCATGCAAGGCGCATCGCTTCGTCATCAGCCATCCGCACCCGGTCGCAAGCCGGTGCCGCGGGGTGCCAGCCGAATGGTGGCCAAAGAGCCGATGTCGGCGCGCTTGCCGAAAGCCAATTTTGGTTTTCTCAAGAGCTTGTTCTGGCCGGTGCTGCTGGTGGCGTTGGGGTTCGGTACGTATGAAGGCGCGCAACGGTTGCTGCCTTATGCCGACCGGCCGATTGCCCGGATCAACGTCCAGGGCGACCTGAGCTACATCAGTCAGCAGGCCGTGCAGCAGCGGATCGCTCCGTTCGTCGCGTCGAGTTTCTTCACCATCGACCTGGCGGGCATGCGCAAAGAACTGGAGCAGATGCCTTGGATCGCCCACGCCGAAGTCCGCCGGGTGTGGCCCGACCAGGTGTCGATCCGCCTGGAAGAGCAATTGCCGGTGGCCCGTTGGGGCGACGAGTCGTTGTTGAACAACCAGGGCCAGGCGTTTACGCCGCGGGAACTGGCCAACTATGAACATTTGCCACAACTGTTCGGTCCACAGCGGGCCCAGCAGCAAGTGATGCAGCAGTACCAGGTGTTGAGCCAGATGTTGCGGCCATTGGGCTTCTCCATCGCGCGCCTGGAATTGCGTGAGCGCGGCAGTTGGTTCCTGACCACTGGCGCGGGTAGCTCGGGGCCGGGCATCGAGCTGTTGCTCGGGCGCGGCAACCTGGTGGAAAAGATGCGCCGCTTCATCGCCATCTATGACAAGACGCTCAAAGAACAGATTACGAACATTGCGCGCATCGATCTGCGCTATGCCAACGGCCTGGCCGTTGGCTGGCGGGAACCTGTAGCGCCGACGACGGCCGAACCCGCCGTCGCGAAGAATTAAGAAGAGGCAGGACCCATGGCAAACGTGCAAAGCGGGAAAATGATCGTCGGTCTTGATATCGGCACTTCCAAGGTGGTGGCGCTGGTAGGCGAAGTCGCGGACGACGGCACGCTGGTCATCGTCGGGATCGGTACACACCCGTCCCGTGGCTTGAAAAAAGGCGTGGTGGTGAACATCGAGTCCACCGTGCAATCGATCCAGCGCGCCATCGAAGAGGCGCAGCTGATGGCCGGTTGCCGGATCCACTCGGCGTTCGTCGGCGTGGCGGGCAATCACATCCGCAGCCTGAACTCCCACGGCATCGTGGCGATTCGTGATCGCGAAGTCAGCTCCGCCGACCTTGAGCGCGTGCTCGACGCGGCCCAGG
This window encodes:
- a CDS encoding cell division protein FtsQ/DivIB yields the protein MQGASLRHQPSAPGRKPVPRGASRMVAKEPMSARLPKANFGFLKSLFWPVLLVALGFGTYEGAQRLLPYADRPIARINVQGDLSYISQQAVQQRIAPFVASSFFTIDLAGMRKELEQMPWIAHAEVRRVWPDQVSIRLEEQLPVARWGDESLLNNQGQAFTPRELANYEHLPQLFGPQRAQQQVMQQYQVLSQMLRPLGFSIARLELRERGSWFLTTGAGSSGPGIELLLGRGNLVEKMRRFIAIYDKTLKEQITNIARIDLRYANGLAVGWREPVAPTTAEPAVAKN